A region of the Polaribacter sp. L3A8 genome:
TCATTCCTGCGCAGGCAGAAATCTATACATAAGTTTACTAAAACAATTAGAAACCTAACAGTGCGCTTTGTGTCATTGCGAAGTTTACTTTTTTGTAAACTGTGGCAAGAAATAGATTGCTTCGTGCCTCGCAATGACTCATATTAGAAAGAGCAATAAAAGGATGTCGTTTCAATCTGGGCTAAACTTGTTTGCAAGCACTCTGTCATTCCTGCGAGGGCAGGAATCCATACATAAGTTTACTAAAACAATTAGGAACCTAACAGAGCTGTTTCTGTCATTGCGAAGTTTACTTTTTTGTAAACTGTGGCAATCGCTAACAAAACAAGAGATTGCTTCGTGCCTCGCAATGACACACTTTTAAAACACAAAGTTTAGGCTTGTTTGTTAACTACTTTAATCTTGATTTATTAAAAGATTATAAACAAGATTACTTATAGATTCCTGCCTACGCAGGAATGACAAATAGAATTTACTTATTATTTTATAAAAAAAGCTAGTAAACAACTTAAACCCTAAGAAAGCTATTCCTGTCATTGCGAAGTTTACTTTTTTGTAAACTTCGCAATCTCTGACTAAACAAGAGATTACTTCGTTCCTCGTAATGACACTCATTTAAAAAAAAGTTAGGCTTGTTTAATAACTACTTTCATCTTTACCTTTTAAGGGATTGTAAATAACCTTACTTAGAGAATTCCTGCCTACTCAGGAATAACAAAGAAAACTGAGTTCTAAATAATTTCCATTTTCTGCAACAAGAAAGAAGCATTCATGTTTTTACAAATTCCGTTTTTTAAGGTGTAATCGAAATGCAATTCATCATCTATAATTTCTGCATCAAAATAATAGTTTTTAATACCTGTAAACTCGTTTTCTAATTCGCACAAACTCACATCATGAGTGGCAATAATTCCGGTGGATTTCGATTTTGTTAACTTTTCTACAAACTTTTTAGAACCAATTGCCTTGTCTTTACTGTTAGTTCCTTTTAAAATCTCATCTAAAATGATAAAATAATCTGTTGTTTTAATTTCATCAACAATAAACTTTAAACGCTTTAATTCAGAATAAAAATACGATTCATCTTCTGTTAAAGAATCTGTAGTTCGCATACTTGTAATCAATTTTATGGGCGCATATTTAAAACTTACCGCACACACGGGCAAACCACAATTTGCCATAACAATAGACAAAGAAATGGTTCTTAAAAAAGTACTTTTACCTGCCATATTTGCTCCTGTAACTATAAAAAACTCTTCTTTATGAATGGTAAAGTCATTGTCAATTCTTTTAATAGCATCTAATAACGGATGCCCTAAGTTGGTTGCTTTTACAACTTCTTTGTCCGATGTAATTTCTGGAAAAATGAATTTTGTATGGTTAAAATGAAAGTTTGCTAAAGAATTCTGAGAATCAAAAAAAGCAACCACAGAAAACCATTTATCTACAGTATGTTTGTAAGTAGTAATCCATTTTTCTACTCTGCAAGCATTAAAGATTTCTGATAAAAAAAGTCCGTTACCAGCCACAGAAATTAAAATATTATTACGCTGATCAAATCCATCTAAAATTTTAGAAAATTCTTTAAAAATTGTTGAAGCTTTTTTACTCTCGGAATTAATAATAGCTTGTTTTTCTACTAAAACTTTAGAAGTAAATTTTTCGTTTTCAATTTCATTTAATAATACGTGATATTGCTTAAAAGTTTCTCTTACTTTATCTGTATCCGTATATAAATTACTTGTTTTTTTAACAAATGCTGCTGTGATAAATAGTCCTGTAAAAAACCAAAGAATTAAATAAGTAAACGAAACAAATCCAAAAGAAATTAAACCAATTAAAACTAAAGAAACTACAGAAAAGCCCATTTGTATTCCCTTTAAAAAAGCAGGTAAAACTGCTGTATAATTCTGAATCCAATTTACAATAAAACCAGACGTATCTTTAGTGGTTATTAAACTTGCCAAAGCGGAAAAATGCTGCCTCCAAGTTACTTTTGTAGCTAATTCTTTAATCGTATTTTGCTTCTCTACAATTCCGTCTGTTTTATTTTCTGTAAACGTATTTGCAAGTAGTTTCTTCCCTTCACCTGTTACCGTTCTATTTGCATATTGAAAAAACGAACCAACATCAAACAAATCGATATCATTACTATAATAATGCGTTGGGTTAACAAATTCCACTCCAGATTCTAAATGATGGAAATTCCTATTTAAAACTTCTAGTTCTGTATTATTGATGTTAATTTTTGCTTTAACAATAGCCCTTTTTCTTTGTAAACTAACCTGTTTTACTACTAAAAAACCAAATAATAAAACCCCTAAAAAAGCGATGATAAAAACATCTGGATAACTACCAAAAGTTAAATACACTAAAAAGCAAGTTATTAAAAAAACAGAAAATCTAAAAACACTTAAGTTTACAGATTTACGTTTTAATATTGTTGCTTCTTTTTCTAATATTAACTTTTCTTGACTATAAAAATCTACAGGGGTTTTCATTCTTTTAATTTCTTTCTAAAAATTTAATTTCTAAGTTTTTGGCTAAATCTCTACCATAAATAACAGCATTATCTATCTCATCAAAAACGGCAATTCTATATCTTTTATTACTAATATCCCAAATATTAATTTCGCATTCTTTCCTATTATTTAAAAATGTAGAAACTCTATCTAATTTTCTTATTGCTTTCCATTTTCCAAAACCAATAGGACCTACAGCATAAAATTTTCTGTATTTCATTTCTTGAAAATTAAAATGATGACTTTCCATAACCGAAAACTTAATACCAAGTACAATTAGCGTTGTAATAGAAAACACATTGGACCTTAACATTCTACTAGGGGTTGAAAGAGTAAATGAACTGTCTATAATAAAATATTTATAAACTAAAAACAACGTTAATGAGTAGAAAATTGCCGCAAGAGCTCTACTGAATATAGATCTTTTGCCAAAGTGAATAATTACGTTTTTATCCTTCAAAACTTAATAACCAGATATTCCTCCAGATAAACTTAACACATTTAATGCTGGATATTTTTTCTTTAACATTTTTGTTGCTCTGTAACTATTAATACCTCTTTGACAAACCATAATGTAGGTTTTAGTAAAATCTACCTCTATAGTATCTACATTAAACTCATTAATAGGAATTGTTTGATGCACTTTAAAAGGTAATTTTAAATTCGGTAAAACTGCTATCAACTCTAAACTTCTCGACTGCGCTCGAAGTGACAATTGTTCTTTTAGTTCTTTTGATGATATTTGCAAATCTGAATTTTGAAGAGTACAGGCAGCATCAAAATACGTTTGTATTTTAAATAAATTTGAAATATTTTCTTTTAAAACTGTTGGTTTTAACTTCATTTTCAATTGTGTATTTTGAAGCGAATTGTAAATCAATAATTCATTTGCTAAAGGTTTTCCAATACCTGTTATCAATTTTAAAACTTCATTTACTTGTTGGATAGCAATGAGACCAACAATAGCGTTCATAGTTCCCACTTCTGAACAATTAGGAACATCTGTTGCCATTTTTGGAAAAGCATCTCTTAAATTGGCTGAATATCTTCCGTCATTTTGTAAAACATTAAAAGTAGCTGCATAACCATCAAACTTATACAAAGACCCATATACCAATGGTTTGCTTTTTATAACGCAAGCGTCATTCAATAAGTATTTTGTAGGTAAAGAATCTGTGCCATCTACAATAATATCAAAAGTAGAAATCAGCTCAAAAACGTTTTCTTTTGTAATGGGTTTATCCGTAAAACTAACAGCTGTAAAAGCGGCTCTTTTTTTTATAAATTCTGATAAAACTGCTGCTTTCGATTTGCCAACATCATCTAACGCATAAAAAACTTGTCTGTGTAGATTAGAAGCATCAACAGTATCAAAATCTACCAAATGAATTTTTCCAATTCCGCTTGCGGCTAAATACACCGCAATCGGACTTCCTAATCCGCCACAACCAACCACTAAAACAGATGCTTTTTGTAGTTTTTCTTGCCCTTCTTCACTAATCTCAGATAAAGTAATTTGACGCTTAAAAAGTTCCTTTTTTGTTACACTCATTCAGCTCACAAGATAGTTAAATAAAAAAGCCATTACAAATGCTGTAATGACTTTTAATTGTATTAAAAAAATCGCTGACTTACTTATATTTTATCTTCATAACTAAGAGATAAAAAGTTAAAATTGCGGTAATTATATTCGCTAAAATTATTGATAAACTTTGTATCCAAATACCATAGATTAACCATAAAAGAACTCCAATAAAAAAGATAATATACATGGACAAAGAAAGTCCGGAGGTATCTTTTGTTTTGTAGGTTTTAAAAACTTGCGGCAAAAATGATGTTGTTGTAAAAACGGCTGCAACTAAACCAATAATCTCGTGTAGATCTATCACTGTTTATATTTTTCTAATATATGAATTACATAATTTGTCATTTTGAAATGAGCTTTTTGCGATTGAGAAATCTCATAAAAACAGTTATTCTCTTTATGAGATTCCTCCTCAATTCTTCGTTCGGAATGACAAAAATAAGCTAATACAAAAGCACCCGTTACGTGTGCTATATTACAATGTTTATAATTTTACCAGGAACAATAATTACTTTCTTAGGAGCTTTACCTTCTAATTGGGCAATTGTTTTTTCGTTTTCCATGACTACTTTTTCTATTTCTTCTTTAGATAAATCTAAAGGAAGTTCTAACGTAAAACGCATTTTTCCATTAAAAGAAATTGGATAATTTTTAGCACTTTCGACCAAATGACTTGCTTCAAAAACAGGGAAAGCTGCCGTAGAAATAGATTCATTATTCCCTAACAAACTCCATAATTCTTCTGCAATGTGTGGTGCATAAGGAGAAACCAAAATTGCTAAAGGTTCTAATATTGCACGTTTATTACATTTTAAAGCAGTTAACTCGTTTACAGCAATCATAAAGGTAGAAACAGATGTATTAAAAGAGAAATTCTCTATATCATCTTCTACTTTTTTGATGGTTTTATGTAATGTTTTTAACTCGTCTTTAGTTGGTACAGCATTAGAAACATCAAAATTTTCACCGTTAAAGTACAGTTTCCATAATTTCTTTAAGAAAGATGAAACTCCAGAAATACCAGAAGTTTTCCAAGGTTTTGCTTGTTCTAAAGGGCCTAAAAACATTTCGAATAAACGTAAACTATCTGCTCCGTATTCTTCACAAATAGCATCTGGGTTTACCACATTGTATTTAGATTTAGACATTTTTTCTACTTCACGTCCTACTTTATAAGCTCCGTCTTGTAAAACAAATTCAGCATTTTTATAATCAGCATTTAAAGCATGATTTTTAAACGCATCAACATCTAGTTCATCAGAAGCATTTACCAAAGAAACATCTGCATGTAAAGCCGTTTTAGTGATCATTACTAAATCTGCAAAATTAGGATCTAAAAACTTGTTATCTAATAAGTAGTTTTTTACCACAGTTTCAAATTCGTCATCTGTAGTAAAAGAATTTTTAGAAACAAAAACCGTTGGTATTTTTTCTAAAACATCATCCATAGATTTTTCATCAGAACAACCACAACCATTCTTTACAAAAGCAGTTGCTTTGTAAACAAAAGCAGAAGTTCCTAAAATCATTCCTTGGTTAATCAGTTTTTTTGCAAACTCATCTACAGGTACAATTCCTTTATCGAACAAGAATTTTTGCCAAAAACGAGCGTATAATAAATGTCCTGTTGCGTGTTCAGATCCACCAATATATAAATCTACTTCTTTCCAATAGTCTAAGTTTTCTTTGCTTGCAAACTCATTCGTGTTTTTAGCATCCATGTATCTGTTAAAATACCAAGAACTACCTGCCCACCCAGGCATTGTATTTAATTCTAAAGGATACACCGTTTTGTTTTTTAACTTATCGTTAGAAACCACTTTCTTTCCACGAGAATCCCAAGCCCATTCTGTTGCATTTCCTAAAGGTGGTTTTCCATCTTCCGTTGGTAAGTATTTTTCTACTTCTGGTAAAACGATTGGCAAATGTTCTGCATCAATCATTTGTGGCATTCCGTCTTTGTAATATACAGGGAAAGGTTCTCCCCAATAACGTTGTCTGCTAAAAACAGCATCACGTAAACGGTAATTTATTTTCCCGTAACCAAAGCCACGTTTTTCCATTTCAAAAATGGATAATTTTAATGCTTTCTTATATTTTAATCCTGATAAAAAATCTGAATTTGCAATTTTTGTTCCGTCTTTACCTGCGTGTGCAGCTTCAGAAATATCTACATCTTCGAAAATATTAGGAATCGGAATTCCAAAATGTTTCGCAAAGTCATAATCACGTTGATCTCCACAAGGAACTGCCATAACTGCTCCTGTTCCGTAATTTGCTAATACGTAATCTCCAATCCAAATTTGAACCTTTTCACCAGAAAAAGGATGTATTGCAAAAGCACCTGTAAAAGCACCAGAAATGGTTTTTACATCTGCCATTCTATCACGTTCAGAACGCTTTGCTGTGGCTGTAATATACGCTTCAACGTCTGTTTTTTGAGCATCTGTTGTAATTTTTGATACTAACTCATGTTCTGGAGCTAATGTCATAAAACTTACACCGTAAATAGTATCTGGTCTTGTAGTAAAGACATCTATCTTATATTGATTTTCTTCTTTAGCTGTAACTTCTTTCTTCTCCGTTTTTTCAATTGCTTTTGGAAATTGAATTGCCGAATTAATTTTAGAAACTGCTCCAAGTACATTTTTAATTACTTCTTCATTTGTAAAACGAACTACATTAAAGCCTTCGCTTGTAAAATAAAGATCTCTTGCTGCTTCATCTTCTTTACCAGAAAATTCCACAATTAAGTTTTTAGTAACACAAACATAATCTACTAAAAATGTACCAATGGTATATTTTTTTCTAAATTTTGATGCTCCTTTTTTATTCTTTAACTCGTTCCAAAGAACTGTTTCTGCTTTCGATAAATTTTGTCTTAATTCTTTTAAAGCTTCTAATTCTTTATAAGATAATTTTACTTCAGAAGAGACTTTTTCAGAACCATTTGCTACATCAAAAGTAACCATGGCACCCACAGATTTACCAATCCAATTGGTTTGAGAATCTTTTAAAGGCTGTGGCCAATCTATTTTTTCTAATCCGTCTAACAAACGTTGTGCATATGCAGAAATTCGCATAGACCATTGTGTCATTTTCTTTCTGATAACAGGATGACTACCACGTTCTGATACTCCGTTTACAATCTCATCATTTGCTAAAACGGTTCCTAAAGCAGGACACCAGTTTACTTCTGTATCAGATAAAAACGTTAAACGGTATTGTAATAAAATTTCTTCTTGTTCTTTTGTTGATAACGCTTTCCATTCATCCGCAGAAAAAGATTGAATTTCTTCATCACAAACTGCATTTACTGTTGCGTTACCTTCTTTTTTAAATATTTTAATCAAAGTAGAAACATCTTCTGCCTTGTCTGTATCTTTATTATACCAAGAATCAAATAATTGAATAAAAATCCACTGTGTCCATTTATAATACTCAGGACTAGAAGTTCTTACTTCTCTGCTCCAATCGAAAGAAAAACCAATAGTATCTAATTGTCTTCTGTAGGTTGCTACATTATCTTCTGTAGTTTTTGCTGGATGCTGACCTGTTTGAATAGCATACTGTTCTGCCGGTAAACCAAAAGAATCATATCCTTGCGGATGCAATACGTTAAAACCTTTATGACGTTTGTAACGCGCATAAATATCACTTGCAATATATCCTAAAGGATGCCCAACATGCAAACCTGCTCCCGAAGGGTAAGGAAACATATCTAACACATAATATTTAGGTTTCTCAGATTCATTATTAGCTTTAAAAGTTTGGTTATCTGCCCAAAATTTTTGCCATTTCTTTTCTATATCTAGGTGATTATATTGCATTTGATTCTTTTATTAAAGTGTGCAAATTTACATTTATTCTAAGAAAGAATAAAGTAAATAAATTGATGATTATTCGTATTATAGGAAATAAAAAAAGTCGAGATTTCAGCATTCTGAAATCTCGACCTTATATATAAGTTTTGAAATTATTATTTCAACTTCTTCTTAACTGCTACTTCTTTGTATGCCTCAATTACATCTCCTTCTAAAATATCATTGTAGTTCTTAATTTGAACACCACAATCAAATCCTTTTGTAACTTCTCTAACATCATCTTTAAAACGTTTTAACGCTGTTAAAGTTCCGTCGTGCACTACAATTCCGTCTCTAATAATTCTAATCTGAGAATCTCTTTGGATTTTACCAGACATTACCATACAACCTGCAATATTACCAACTTTAGATATTTTATAGATTTCTCTAATTTCTACGTTACCAGTAACTTCTTCTTTCATTTCTGGAGATAACATCCCTTCCATGGCGTCTTTTAAGTCGTTGATAGCTGCATAAATAATAGAATATGTTCTAATATCTACCTCTTCTCTATCTGCTACTACTCTTGCATTTCCTTGCGGACGAACATTAAACCCAACAATAATTGCGTCTGATGCTGATGCTAATAAAACATCACTTTCTGTAATGGCTCCAACACCTTTATGTAAAATATTAACTTGAATTTCTTCAGTAGATAATTTCTGGAAAGAATCTGTTAACGCTTCTACAGAACCATCTACATCTCCTTTTAAGATAATGTTTAATTCTTTAAAGTCTCCTAACGCAATTCTACGTCCGATTTCATCTAACGTTAATGTTTTCTGAGTTCTTACAGATTGCTCACGTTGTAATTGAGAACGTTTAGATGCTATTTGTTTTGCTTCTCTTTCATCATCAAATACTACAAACTTATCACCCGCTTGTGGCGCTCCGTCTAAACCTAATATTGATACTGGTGTTGATGGACCTGCAACTTTTAAATTAGTTCCTTTATCATCAAACATTGCTCTTACTTTACCACTGTGTTTACCTGCTAACAAGTAATCTCCAATTTTTAAAGTTCCTGCTTGTACTAATACAGTAGAAACATATCCTCTACCTTTATCTAATAATGCTTCCACTACTGCACCAACTGCATTTTTATTAGGATTTGCTTTCAATTCTAAAATTTCAGCTTCTAATAAAACTTTCTCTAATAATTCTGGAACACCTGTTCCATGTTTTGCTGAGATATCTTGAGACTGTATGTTACCACCCCATTCTTCTATCAACAAATTCATTGAAGATAATTGCGTTTTTACATTATCTGGATTTGCATTTGGTTTATCAATCTTATTGATTGCAAATATAATAGGCACTCCTGCTGCTTGCGCATGAGAAATTGCTTCTTTAGTTTGTGGCATTACATCATCATCTGCTGCAACTACAATAATAACTAAATCTGTTACTTGCGCCCCACGTGCACGCATTGCGGTAAACGCCTCGTGACCTGGTGTATCTAAAAATGCTATTTTTTGATCGCCAACTTTTACAGAATATGCACCAATGTGTTGTGTAATTCCTCCACTTTCACCATCAATAACATTTGCTTTTCTAATGTAATCTAATAAAGATGTTTTACCATGATCTACGTGACCCATTACCGTAATAATTGGTGCACGAGTTTCTAAATCTTCTGGTTTATCTATTACTTCTTCTATAGACTCTTCTACTTCTGCACCAACAAATTCTACTTTGTGGTTAAATTCTTCAGCAACAATAACTAATGTTTCTGCGTCTAAACGCTGATTCATTGTTACCATCATACCTAAAGACATACATGCAGATATAATATTTGTTACAGGAACTTCCATCATTGTAGCAACTTCACTTACAGTAACAAATTCTGTTACTTTTAAGATTTTGTTGTCTAATGCTTGAGCTTCTAACTCAGCGTCAGAATGTTCTCTGTGTGCATCTCTTTTATTTCTACGGTATTTTGCTCCTTTACCTCTAGAAGATTTTCCTTGCAGTTTCTCTAGCGTTTCTCTTACTTGCTTTTGAATTTCTGCTTCAGTTGGTTCTTCTTTTTTAACGGCTGCTGGTCTTGCTGCTCCACGTCCACCTCTATTAAAAGGAGGTCTACTACCACCACCTGCTCTATTACCTTGACCTGGTCTACTAGGTCTTGCAGTTGCAGAACCTGGCGCACCTGCTTTAGTTACAATACGCTTACGTTTCTTCTTGTCTGCGTTTGCATCTTTTTTAGGGTCTGGTTTCTTTTTCTTAGGTCTTTCAAATTGTTTTAAATCAATTTTCTTACCTGTAAAGTTTGGACCGTCTAATTTTTTATACTGAGTTTTGATTGCTTCTGCATTTTCTGCAGTAACTTCCTCTACTTTTTCATCAGATTTCGAAGCATCTTTTTTACCTTTTGGTTTATCACCAACTTTAGAAACTTCTTTTTCTATTTCAGAAACAGTTTTTTTAACTTCAGGAATTACAGCCTTTGGTTTTTCAACCACCGGAGTTTCTTCAACTTTAGGTGTTTCAGCTTTCACTTCAACAACTGGAGTTTCTGCAACTACTTTCGGTTCTTCAACTTTAGGCGTTTCAGTCTTAGGTTCAGCAACAACCTCTACAGGTGCTTCTTTTTCCTTTTCGACTATCTTGGCAGGTTTTTTACCGATATTTTCAATATCAATTTTACCAACAGTCTTAAACTCTAATTTATCTGCTTTGGCTTTTAAAACCTCTTCCTTCTTAACCTCTTCCGCTCTTTTCTTCTCTAACTTAGCTTCATGTTCTAAACGAATAGCTTCTTTCTCCTTACGTTTTTCCTCTCCAACTTCTTTAGATGCAGCTTTCTTGTTTGC
Encoded here:
- a CDS encoding SemiSWEET family sugar transporter, which produces MIDLHEIIGLVAAVFTTTSFLPQVFKTYKTKDTSGLSLSMYIIFFIGVLLWLIYGIWIQSLSIILANIITAILTFYLLVMKIKYK
- the infB gene encoding translation initiation factor IF-2, with product MSVGKTMRLNKVLRELNISLDRAVEYLAGKGHEIESRPTTKITGDVYQVLLDGFEKDANKKAASKEVGEEKRKEKEAIRLEHEAKLEKKRAEEVKKEEVLKAKADKLEFKTVGKIDIENIGKKPAKIVEKEKEAPVEVVAEPKTETPKVEEPKVVAETPVVEVKAETPKVEETPVVEKPKAVIPEVKKTVSEIEKEVSKVGDKPKGKKDASKSDEKVEEVTAENAEAIKTQYKKLDGPNFTGKKIDLKQFERPKKKKPDPKKDANADKKKRKRIVTKAGAPGSATARPSRPGQGNRAGGGSRPPFNRGGRGAARPAAVKKEEPTEAEIQKQVRETLEKLQGKSSRGKGAKYRRNKRDAHREHSDAELEAQALDNKILKVTEFVTVSEVATMMEVPVTNIISACMSLGMMVTMNQRLDAETLVIVAEEFNHKVEFVGAEVEESIEEVIDKPEDLETRAPIITVMGHVDHGKTSLLDYIRKANVIDGESGGITQHIGAYSVKVGDQKIAFLDTPGHEAFTAMRARGAQVTDLVIIVVAADDDVMPQTKEAISHAQAAGVPIIFAINKIDKPNANPDNVKTQLSSMNLLIEEWGGNIQSQDISAKHGTGVPELLEKVLLEAEILELKANPNKNAVGAVVEALLDKGRGYVSTVLVQAGTLKIGDYLLAGKHSGKVRAMFDDKGTNLKVAGPSTPVSILGLDGAPQAGDKFVVFDDEREAKQIASKRSQLQREQSVRTQKTLTLDEIGRRIALGDFKELNIILKGDVDGSVEALTDSFQKLSTEEIQVNILHKGVGAITESDVLLASASDAIIVGFNVRPQGNARVVADREEVDIRTYSIIYAAINDLKDAMEGMLSPEMKEEVTGNVEIREIYKISKVGNIAGCMVMSGKIQRDSQIRIIRDGIVVHDGTLTALKRFKDDVREVTKGFDCGVQIKNYNDILEGDVIEAYKEVAVKKKLK
- a CDS encoding HesA/MoeB/ThiF family protein, with translation MSVTKKELFKRQITLSEISEEGQEKLQKASVLVVGCGGLGSPIAVYLAASGIGKIHLVDFDTVDASNLHRQVFYALDDVGKSKAAVLSEFIKKRAAFTAVSFTDKPITKENVFELISTFDIIVDGTDSLPTKYLLNDACVIKSKPLVYGSLYKFDGYAATFNVLQNDGRYSANLRDAFPKMATDVPNCSEVGTMNAIVGLIAIQQVNEVLKLITGIGKPLANELLIYNSLQNTQLKMKLKPTVLKENISNLFKIQTYFDAACTLQNSDLQISSKELKEQLSLRAQSRSLELIAVLPNLKLPFKVHQTIPINEFNVDTIEVDFTKTYIMVCQRGINSYRATKMLKKKYPALNVLSLSGGISGY
- a CDS encoding MutS-related protein, coding for MKTPVDFYSQEKLILEKEATILKRKSVNLSVFRFSVFLITCFLVYLTFGSYPDVFIIAFLGVLLFGFLVVKQVSLQRKRAIVKAKININNTELEVLNRNFHHLESGVEFVNPTHYYSNDIDLFDVGSFFQYANRTVTGEGKKLLANTFTENKTDGIVEKQNTIKELATKVTWRQHFSALASLITTKDTSGFIVNWIQNYTAVLPAFLKGIQMGFSVVSLVLIGLISFGFVSFTYLILWFFTGLFITAAFVKKTSNLYTDTDKVRETFKQYHVLLNEIENEKFTSKVLVEKQAIINSESKKASTIFKEFSKILDGFDQRNNILISVAGNGLFLSEIFNACRVEKWITTYKHTVDKWFSVVAFFDSQNSLANFHFNHTKFIFPEITSDKEVVKATNLGHPLLDAIKRIDNDFTIHKEEFFIVTGANMAGKSTFLRTISLSIVMANCGLPVCAVSFKYAPIKLITSMRTTDSLTEDESYFYSELKRLKFIVDEIKTTDYFIILDEILKGTNSKDKAIGSKKFVEKLTKSKSTGIIATHDVSLCELENEFTGIKNYYFDAEIIDDELHFDYTLKNGICKNMNASFLLQKMEII
- a CDS encoding leucine--tRNA ligase; its protein translation is MQYNHLDIEKKWQKFWADNQTFKANNESEKPKYYVLDMFPYPSGAGLHVGHPLGYIASDIYARYKRHKGFNVLHPQGYDSFGLPAEQYAIQTGQHPAKTTEDNVATYRRQLDTIGFSFDWSREVRTSSPEYYKWTQWIFIQLFDSWYNKDTDKAEDVSTLIKIFKKEGNATVNAVCDEEIQSFSADEWKALSTKEQEEILLQYRLTFLSDTEVNWCPALGTVLANDEIVNGVSERGSHPVIRKKMTQWSMRISAYAQRLLDGLEKIDWPQPLKDSQTNWIGKSVGAMVTFDVANGSEKVSSEVKLSYKELEALKELRQNLSKAETVLWNELKNKKGASKFRKKYTIGTFLVDYVCVTKNLIVEFSGKEDEAARDLYFTSEGFNVVRFTNEEVIKNVLGAVSKINSAIQFPKAIEKTEKKEVTAKEENQYKIDVFTTRPDTIYGVSFMTLAPEHELVSKITTDAQKTDVEAYITATAKRSERDRMADVKTISGAFTGAFAIHPFSGEKVQIWIGDYVLANYGTGAVMAVPCGDQRDYDFAKHFGIPIPNIFEDVDISEAAHAGKDGTKIANSDFLSGLKYKKALKLSIFEMEKRGFGYGKINYRLRDAVFSRQRYWGEPFPVYYKDGMPQMIDAEHLPIVLPEVEKYLPTEDGKPPLGNATEWAWDSRGKKVVSNDKLKNKTVYPLELNTMPGWAGSSWYFNRYMDAKNTNEFASKENLDYWKEVDLYIGGSEHATGHLLYARFWQKFLFDKGIVPVDEFAKKLINQGMILGTSAFVYKATAFVKNGCGCSDEKSMDDVLEKIPTVFVSKNSFTTDDEFETVVKNYLLDNKFLDPNFADLVMITKTALHADVSLVNASDELDVDAFKNHALNADYKNAEFVLQDGAYKVGREVEKMSKSKYNVVNPDAICEEYGADSLRLFEMFLGPLEQAKPWKTSGISGVSSFLKKLWKLYFNGENFDVSNAVPTKDELKTLHKTIKKVEDDIENFSFNTSVSTFMIAVNELTALKCNKRAILEPLAILVSPYAPHIAEELWSLLGNNESISTAAFPVFEASHLVESAKNYPISFNGKMRFTLELPLDLSKEEIEKVVMENEKTIAQLEGKAPKKVIIVPGKIINIVI